The sequence GCGAGCGCGCGATGCGTGCCCCCGGTGGAGACCAGCGCCACCCCGCGCTCGGCGAGGGCGCGGGCGAAGTCGACGACGCCGGTCTTGTCGGAAACGGAGATCAGCGCGCGCGTGACGCGCTCCTTGCGAGTGGGCATGACGGACGGGTCCCGCGGGGTGTGAAGCGATCCGCGGGCGGTTAGCATGTTTGAGGGGCGGGGGGAACCGGGGGAGGGGCGGGGGGAACCGGGGGAGAGGCGGCCTTACCGGGGGCGCGCAGCTGGCGCTGGTGCACCTCATGCACTATACTCCAGCAGCAAGGGGGCCCGAGACGATCGATGCCGACCATCGGAGGCGCCTCCGCACTTTCACGTGCTGAGCGCCGAGAGCAGCGCGAAGATCCGGATCGACACGCTGGAAGTCCTGGCCGGGCGCATGAAGCGGACCGAGCACGCGCGGGTCATCGCGTGGGCCTCGCGAACCGGGCCCTGCTCGCGCAGACGTGGAGAGAGCTGAATGAGCGCGACCGACGCCGACATGATCGAGGTCGGTGAGCCCCTGCCCCGCATCGCCGCCGTCACGCCCGAGCGGGGACGGCGCATCACGGTGAACTGGGCCGGGGGCGGACGCCGAACGGTGGACCTCGCACCGTTGATCTTCACGTATCGATTCTACCGACGGCTCCGCGACGACGATGCGCTGTTCGCCAGCGTACACCCGACCGACGGCGGAGCGGCCATCGCCTGGGGGGCGGACGACGCCATCGACATGGATGCGTCATCGGTGGCGCGGCTCGCCGAAGAGACGATGGAGCCCGCGGACTTCGTCGCATTCATGAAACGGCACGGCCTGACCTACGACGCCGCGGCTGCACAGCTCGGGATCAGCCGGCGTCTCGTCGCTTACTATGCGGCGGAACGCGAGGCGCCCCGTCCTATCGCGCTCGCCTGCGCGTATCTGGATTCCGTGCTGCCGACACGCGATGGCGCGTCCGCCTAGCGCGAGATCCCGACGGGACCCGGAGGCCCGCCTCACCCCGTCAGCCGCTCGAACCGCCAGCTCAGCACCGGCGTCGCGCCGGTGTCGAAGGCCACCACGATCTGGCGGGCCTTGCGGGCGCCGTCGGTGGCGGAGAGGTAGAGGCTCTCCTCGAGCCGGGCCTCGATGCCCTCCGCGCGGGTCTGGAGCACGAATTGCCAGCTCTCGCCGTTGGGCAGGCCGAGCAGCACCACCCGGCCGTTCTGGGCGCGGCTCGCCTTGACGCCCGGGTGAAGATGGAA comes from Salinarimonas sp. and encodes:
- a CDS encoding DUF4160 domain-containing protein: MFEGRGEPGEGRGEPGERRPYRGRAAGAGAPHALYSSSKGARDDRCRPSEAPPHFHVLSAESSAKIRIDTLEVLAGRMKRTEHARVIAWASRTGPCSRRRGES